A single window of Neurospora crassa OR74A linkage group VII, whole genome shotgun sequence DNA harbors:
- a CDS encoding squalene synthetase produces MGAFTKAAYFLLHPNQLRSIVQWKVWHEPVHRRDPSKETETEKACFRHLELTSRSFSAVIQELNPELLMPICLFYLVLRGLDTIEDDMTIDLAKKEPLLREFADLMEIDGWTFTENGPNEKDRELLVHFDDVIAELKKVKKPYYDIIREITVKMGNGMADYALNAEHNTNGVNTIEEYELYCHYVAGLVGEGLTRLFVESNLANPALLERMELTESMGQFLQKTNIIRDIHEDYVDKRRFWPKTIWSKYVNTWDDMFKPENREKALQCSSEMVLNALKHTEDCLFYMAGMRDQSVFNFVAIPQAMAIATLELVFRNPAIFERNVKITKGDACQLMMESTQNLRVVCEVFRRYARRIHKKNDPRDPNYLAISVQCGKIEQFIESIFPTQDPKKIALAQAQNSNQTAANTTDNGDTTFLVLSMIGVLFVMGGLMVGISIGAAWLMGARFDMAYEDITARVGTLVNGAAAVSSATVSSIPTTVMHQEL; encoded by the exons ATGGGCGCGTTTACGAAGGCCGCATATtttctcctccatcccaACCAGTTGAGGTCCATCGTACAATG GAAGGTATGGCATGAGCCCGTCCACAGGCGCGACCCTTCCAAGGAGACCGAGACGGAGAAGGCATGCTTCCGCCATCTCGAACTGACCTCGCGGTCATTCTCCGCCGTCATCCAGGAGCTCAACCCCGAGCTCCTGATGCCCATCTGCCTCTTCTACTTGGTACTTCGTGGCCTTGATACGATCGAGGATGACATGACTATCGATCTTGCCAAGAAGGAGCCCTTACTGCGCGAGTTCGCCGATTTGATGGAGATTGATGGCTGGACCTTTACCGAGAATGGCCCTAACGAGAAGGATCGTGAACTCCTGGTTCACTTTGACGATGTCATTGCAGAGTtgaagaaggtcaagaagccTTACTACGACATCATTCGCGAAATTACGGTCAAGATGGGTAACGGTATGGCCGACTATGCCTTGAACGCCGAGCACAACACCAACGGTGTTAACACCATTGAGGAATACGAGCTCTACTGCCATTACGTGGCCGGTCTCGTGGGCGAGGGTCTCACCCGCCTGTTCGTCGAGAGTAATCTCGCCAACCCAGCGCTCCTCGAGCGTATGGAGCTGACGGAGAGCATGGGTCAGTTCCTTCAAAAGACCAACATTATCCGTGACATTCACGAGGATTACGTCGACAAGCGACGATTCTGGCCCAAGACAATTTGGAGCAAGTATGTCAACACATGGGACGACATGTTCAAACCGGAGAACCGGGAAAAGGCGCTCCAGTGCAGTTCCGAGATGGTCCTCAATGCGCTCAAGCACACCGAAGATTGTTTGTTCTACATGGCCGGTATGCGCGACCAGAGTGTGTTCAACTTCGTCGCTATCCCCCAGGCTATGGCTATCGCAACATTAGAACTCGTCTTCCGCAACCCAGCCATTTTTGAGAGAAACGTCAAGATTACCAAGGGTGACGCCTGCCAGCTCATGATGGAGTCGACACAGAATCTTCGCGTAGTGTGCGAGGTGTTCCGCAGATACGCGAGGAGGATACACAAGAAGAACGATCCAAGAGATCCCAATTACCTGGCAATCAGCGTCCAATGCGGAAAG ATCGAGCAATTCATCGAGTCCATTTTCCCCACCCAAGACCCCAAGAAAATCGCACTCGCTCAGGCCCAAAATTCCAACCAAACAGCGGCAAACACCACGGACAATGGTGACACCACCTTCCTGGTCTTGTCCATGATTGGTGTCCTGTTCGTTATGGGCGGTCTTATGGTGGGTATTTCT ATTGGAGCCGCGTGGCTCATGGGTGCTCGATTCGACATGGCCTACGAAGACATCACAGCGAGAGTCGGCACGTTGGTTAATGGTGCCGCTGCTGTCTCGAGTGCCACAGTATCCAGCATTCCCACAACGGTGATGCATCAGGAGTTGTAA
- a CDS encoding NRS/ER, which produces MATTEITNGNRPIRFLIWGGDGWVAGHLKALLERQGKEVYSTTIRMEDREAVVAELDRVNPTYVLNAAGCTGRPNVDWCEDNKEATMRSNVVGTLNLTDCCFTRGIHITVFATGCIYQYDDAHPWDGPGFLETDPANFAGSFYSMTKAHVEEVMKHYNNCLILRLRMPVSDDLHPRNFVTKISQYERVVDIPNSNTILTDLLPASILLAEHGEVGIYNFTNPGAISHNEVLTLFRDIVRPSLTWKNFSLEEQAKVIKAGRSNCKLDTTKLTSKLMEYGYEIPEVHEAYRRCFERMKAAGIR; this is translated from the exons ATGGCAACAACCGAGATCACGAACGGCAACAGACCCATCCGCTTTCTCATCtggggtggtgatggatgggttgCGGGCCACCTAAAGGCGTTGCTAGAAAGGCAGGGGAAGGAGGTATATTCAACCACCATCCGTATGGAGGACCGAGAGGCTGTCGTAGCGGAGCTCGATAGAGTGAATCCGACATATGTGCTGAACGCAGCGGGCTGTACCGGACGACCCAACGTGGACTGGTGTGAAGACAACAAGGAGGCCACCATGAGGTCCAATGTTGTGGGGACACTCAACTTGACGGACTGCTGCTTTACAAGAGGCATCCACATCACCGTGTTTGCGACGGGCTGTATCTATCAATACGACGATGCTCATCCATGGGATGGCCCTGGCTTTCTGGAGACGGACCCGGCCAATTTTGCGGGCAGTTTCTATTCCATGACCAAGGCGCACGTCGAGGAG GTAATGAAACATTACAACAACTGCCTCATTTTGCGTCTGCGAATGCCTGTATCGGACGATCTACACCCGCGAAATTTTGTGACCAAGATCTCTCAGTACGAGAGGGTGGTGGACATTCCCAACAGCAATACCATTTTGACGGACCTTTTGCCAGCTTCAATCTTACTGGCCGAGCACGGGGAGGTGGGCATTTATAACTTTACCAACCCTGGGGCTATCTCGCACAACGAGGTCTTGACCTTGTTTCGGGATATCGTGCGACCCTCGTTGACATGGAAGAACTTTAGCCTGGAGGAACAAGCCAAAGTGATCAAGGCTGGTCGCAGCAACTGCAAACTGGATACAACCAAGCTAACAAGCAAGTTGATGGAATACGGCTACGAAATACCCGAAGTCCATGAGGCGTATAGGAGGTGTTTTGAGCGGATGAAGGCAGCGGGGATTCGGTAA
- a CDS encoding DnaJ domain-containing protein, producing the protein MVVDTAYYDVLNVKPTATELEIKKAYRKLAIVHHPDKNPDDPTAHERFQQIGEAYQVLSDSDLRAAYDKYGKESARPTEGFVDPAEFFTSIFGGEAFVDWIGEISLMKDLTATMEISMAEMEAEEAAAAAEGGEFPGTDEAVKESLKTAAGATPADASTSAPPKVVVEDEASAAPAAAPKAPSPSPSPAPPSGSSTPRSGSRMQIPIRPALMDRPADEVLPGTEETNTDINKKGKDKKKGGLSKEQREQLAAYEKERARIREERVNTLAQKLLDRISIWTETDRGKDVTTAFQEKMRLEVEELKMESFGLDILHAIGQTYVSKATALLRSQKFFGMGGFLSRMKDKGTMVKDTWNTISSAIDAQQSMEEMARMEQLGGEDWTEEKKMEYERRVTGKILTAAWRGSKFEIQSVLRDVCDAVLNDKKIPLAKRLERAEALVIIGEICSKAKRSPEEEGDYMAFEQLVAEANLKKEKESKKKDKEKKKRHSSDKGSTHSAQAAATAADAPNVPKTSS; encoded by the exons ATGGTGGTCGATACCGCTTACTATGACGTCTTGAACGTCAAGCCCACTGCGACTGAGCtcgagatcaagaaggccTACCGCAAGCTCGCCATTGTCCACCATCCCG ACAAGAACCCCGACGACCCTACCGCCCACGAAAGATTCCAGCAGATTGGTGAGGCCTACCAAGTATTGTCCGATTCTGACCTACGCGCAGCCTACGACAAGTATGGCAAGGAGTCTGCCCGGCCCACCGAGGGCTTCGTCGATCCCGCCGAGTTCTTCACAAGTATCTTTGGTGGTGAGGCCTTCGTGGACTGGATTGGCGAGATCAGTTTGATGAAGGACTTGACTGCCACCATGGAAATCAGCATGGCCGAAATGGAGGCAGAGGaggcagccgccgccgctgaaGGAGGCGAGTTCCCCGGCACTgacgaggccgtcaaggaaAGCCTCAAGACCGCTGCTGGCGCCACTCCCGCAGACGCCTCCACTTCTGCTCCCCCCAAGGTTGTGGTCGAGGATGAGGCGTCTGCTGCCCCTGCCGCCGCACCCAAGgccccatccccatcacctTCGCCAGCGCCTCCTTCAGGCTCGTCCACTCCTCGCAGTGGGAGTCGCATGCAGATCCCTATTCGCCCGGCCTTGATGGACAGGCCCGCGGACGAGGTTTTACCCGGGACTGAGGAGACCAACACCGACATCaacaagaagggcaaggataagaagaagggcggtcTTTCCAAGGAACAGCGCGAACAACTCGCCGCTTACGAGAAGGAGCGTGCACGTATTCGTGAGGAGCGCGTCAACACCCTCGCGCAGAAGCTGCTTGACCGTATCTCCATATGGACCGAAACCGACAGGGGCAAGGATGTCACAACTGCCTTTCAAGAAAAGATGCGcctggaggtggaggagctcAAGATGGAATCTTTCGGCCTCGATATTCTCCACGCCATCGGTCAAACCTACGTCAGCAAGGCCACGGCTTTGCTACGCAGCCAAAAGTTCTTTGGAATGGGAGGATTCCTAAGCCGCATGAAGGACAAGGGCACTATGGTCAAGGACACATGGAATACCATCAGCAGCGCTATTGACGCTCAGCAGAGTATGGAGGAGATGGCTCGTATGGAGCAGCTAGGTGGCGAGGACTGGACtgaggagaaaaagatggAGTATGAGAGGAGAGTCACGGGCAAGATTTTGACAGCGGCCTGGAGGGGAAGCAAATTTGAGATCCAGAGCGTGCTCAGAGATGTTTGTGACGCGGTACTGAACGACAAGAAAATTCCTCTGGCGAAGCGGCTGGAAAGAGCCGAAGCGTTGGTGATTATTGGTGAAATTTGCTCAAAG GCTAAGCGCTCtccggaggaagaaggcgacTACATGGCTTTCGAGCAGCTCGTCGCCGAGGCCAacctgaagaaggaaaaggagtccaagaagaaggacaaggagaagaagaagcgccaCAGCAGCGATAAGGGATCTACTCACTCTGCCCAGGCTGCGGCCACGGCTGCCGACGCGCCCAACGTACCGAAGACCTCGTCATAG
- a CDS encoding DNA damage response protein RcaA, whose translation MWLLESDVFEDGRKWLRPGRQYLFGRTAENTDFVISDKTISRNHICIHVADVVDGDGGNILARSKITIEDKNSKKGTLLNGTQIRGQKVVLTEPTNELILGACPHQLRIVWRPVVLSFSFTKKEIEAGSWQTLRDNLEQLDIKYIGTYEQLTTHVVSKKRNTSKTLQALVNGKPIVSDGFITAIVEAATVPDDAGTGTPSALESTFDKAWPNAADYLPPRGDEPTERPPADYAPDERRHDVFAGYTFVFYNQKQHENLAPVVQWGKGKAFFKEVVEGVTEVDDFVRYVKEVAGEKGTGSFEDGSDGKRVVVVRHAPGKGDDVEWWTNFYTSFARHLDHRPPDQKEFLEAILACDASLLRRRLEEDTQPTSTANPTQIAQTQSGDRMQVDPRDRENDEPAPARRRARAGGRSRFKGFDFDSDNDEDDSMADVPAAPATKATQLAADMPASQDSQSLFVSQQQEQFDDDFSEQESRPPAATTGATRSKKPTRKRALSPLPEHDVSELLDAIAPTATAAKKRRIEAGQPAIPQPTPEPEEPPAVDDDKDDANSISDSRGKGKKGAKGKGKKAEKGDGDDIIELARQKREEAEALAAAERQALLDSTADDEIDYAAIRRLHIIEEFEVRMPNRDLDNAEEGDESFADASGGRRGGRTREQDIADGRWDPRWNGRKNFKKFRKQKRGVDSSGAGDAVDEQQQQRRLVITLEEVKPKEYGIGDDYWLEDAGSNSRRNTQGLGGQSQSQVRAGTLAATGTSQNPAYKRSSGLPTRRMLMAVDSSDEEGSDDNGGGEGSTVIPETGSPPPPYSATAASETPRSRAAKSAEKAKAARRTRQTTATTTVGTTTQAEAASSGSGAGSKHGAPASGGERSSGQPAAKRARTTGTGSRRRFGVEDSAEGSDESDDGLKFRFGRRR comes from the exons ATTTGCATTCATGTCGCTGATGTTGTGGACGGCGATGGT GGCAACATACTCGCACGCTCCAAAATCACCATTGAGGATAAAAATTCGAAAAAGGGCACCCTCTTGAACGGGACTCAAATACGTGGACAGAAAGTCGTCCTCACCGAACCAACCAACGAGCTTATATTGGGTGCCTGTCCACATCAACTTCG CATCGTATGGCGTCCTGTTGTTCTCAGCTTCTCTTTTACCAAGAAGGAAATCGAGGCTGGTTCATGGCAGACGCTACGTGACAACCTCGAGCAGCTTGACATCAAGTACATAGGTACTTACGAACAGCTCACCACCCACGTGGTTAGCAAGAAACGCAACACATCCAAGACACTGCAAGCACTGGTCAATGGCAAACCTATCGTATCCGACGGTTTTATCACTGCCATTGTCGAGGCTGCCACAGTGCCTGATGACGCTGGAACGGGAACGCCCAGTGCATTGGAGAGCACCTTCGATAAGGCCTGGCCCAATGCCGCTGATTACCTGCCACCTCGCGGTGATGAGCCTACCGAACGACCGCCAGCCGATTATGCACCCGACGAGCGGCGACACGATGTTTTCGCTGGATACACCTTCGTGTTCTACAATCAGAAGCAACACGAGAACCTTGCGCCTGTTGTTCAGTGGGGCAAAGGCAAGGCTTTCTTCAAAGAAGTAGTGGAAGGCGTCACCGAGGTAGATGACTTTGTGCGCTACGTCAAAGAGGTTGCCGGTGAAAAAGGGACTGGGTCATTTGAGGATGGCAGTGACGGGAAAAGAGTCGTTGTGGTGCGACATGCCCCTGGAAAGGGCGATGACGTTGAGTGGTGGACCAACTTCTACACGAGCTTTGCCAGACATCTCGACCATCGGCCTCCCGACCAAAAGGAGTTTCTGGAGGCCATCCTCGCCTGCGATGCATCTCTACTCCGACGACGCCTCGAAGAAGACACCCAACCTACATCAACCGCAAATCCCACCCAGATCGCCCAAACTCAATCGGGGGATCGCATGCAAGTCGATCCACGCGACAGAGAAAATGACGAACCCGCCCCGGCTCGACGACGAGCTCGCGCAGGTGGTAGGTCTCGCTTCAAGGGTTTCGATTTCGATTCCGAtaacgacgaagacgattCCATGGCAGACGTTCCTGCTGCTCCAGCTACAAAGGCAACACAATTAGCCGCGGATATGCCAGCATCGCAAGACAGCCAAAGTCTCTTCGTCTCACAGCAACAAGAGCAATTCGATGATGATTTCTCAGAACAAGAATCACGTccccccgccgccaccacagGCGCTACCCGGAGCAAAAAGCCGACGCGTAAACGCGCGCTGTCACCACTGCCCGAGCATGATGTGTCAGAATTACTAGATGCCATTGCccccaccgccaccgccgccaagaAGAGGCGCATTGAGGCCGGGCAACCCGCCATCCCCCAGCCGACTCCCGAACCAGAGGAGCCACCAGCTGTAGACGATGACAAAGACGATGCAAACAGCATATCCGACTCACGGGgtaaggggaagaagggagcCAAAGGCAAAGGTAAAAAAGCCGAGAAGGGAGACGGTGACGACATTATCGAACTCGCCCGCCAGAAGCGCGAAGAGGCCGAAGCTCTCGCGGCCGCCGAGCGTCAAGCGCTGCTGGACTCGACCGCTGACGACGAAATTGACTATGCCGCCATCCGCCGCCTTCACATCATCGAAGAGTTCGAGGTGCGAATGCCGAACCGCGATCTCGACAATGCAGAGGAGGGAGACGAAAGCTTCGCCGACGCCAGCGGCggcagaagaggagggcgCACGCGCGAGCAAGACATTGCCGATGGCAGGTGGGATCCGCGCTGGAACGGCCGGAAAAACTTTAAAAAGTTCCGTAAGCAGAAGCGGGGAGTCGACAGTTCTGGTGCCGGTGACGCTGTTGAcgagcaacagcagcaacgacGTCTTGTCATCACGCTAGAAGAAGTCAAGCCCAAAGAATACGGCATTGGAGACGATTACTGGCTTGAAGATGccggtagtaatagtagacGCAACACTCAGGGACTGGGGGGACAATCGCAGAGTCAAGTCCGGGCTGGCACATTGGCAGCAACTGGTACTTCACAAAATCCGGCCTATAAGAGGTCCAGTGGTCTTCCCACGAGAAGGATGCTCATGGCGGTGGATAGTAGTGACGAGGAAGGCTCGGATGACAACGGTGGCGGAGAAGGAAGCACCGTAATCCCAGAAACCGgatcaccaccgccaccctACTCAGCGACAGCGGCATCGGAAACTCCAAGGTCGCGAGCAGCCAAATCAGCTGAGAAGGCAAAAGCTGCGAGAAGGACGCGGCAGACAACCGCCACGACAACAGTGGGCACCACGACACAAGCAGAAGCTGCATCATCCGGGTCGGGCGCGGGTAGCAAGCATGGTGCTCCAGCGAGTGGGGGTGAAAGGAGTAGCGGACAGCCGGCGGCGAAGAGGGCAAGGACAACGGGAACTGGAAGCAGGAGGCGGTTTGGGGTCGAGGATAGTGCAGAGGGTAGTGATGAGAGTGATGATGGGTTGAAGTTTAGGTTTGGCAGGAGGAGGTAA